The segment CCGTTGTTTTGAATTAAATTCTGTTTTTACCACAAATGAAAAATATTTATCTGCAATTTTTGATAATAAAGCTGGAGCATTATTATTTTGAAATCCATAATAAGTTCGTTGCCAAAAATCTGTTTGTGGATCTGTTATTATAGAGACTTTACCACTTTCAATTTTTGAATGTTTAGGTTCGTTAATCCATTCTAATTTTAGATCAGTTAATTTAATACTATTTTTCATAAATTTTCTCCTTTTAACCAACTTTGTGCAAACGTTTGCATTTTTTAGATAAATATATCACATAATAATTTAGATGTCTAGTTTTGATTACAATTTTTGTATTTGAGAAGGATATTAATTGAAATTTTAAATGGAAAAATTAGAAGAGTGGATTATCTCTAATTTCTATAATTGTACCTTCTGGAGCAATTAATTTAAAAAGATTTCCACCTTCTACATTATATAAAATCTCATTATTTTTTAGTTTAAAATTATTATAAATTAATTTTATTCTTTCTAACTCTTTGAAGATGTCTTCTACAAAAAAACAGATATGCACAAGTCCTTTGTCATTTGGAATAGATTCTTTTCGTTCTTTGTTTTTAGGTGTTTGTAATTCGATATAAAATCCATCTAATTCTAACCAAGAGTTATAGTCTCTTCCATGGAAATTAGGCGTTTCTTTTTTTAATGAAAAATTTAAAACTTTAGTGTAAAAAAATATTGATTCATCATACTTAGATGTTTCAATGCAAACATGATGTACTTTCATTTAATACCTCCTTAATTTTTAGAGTCTTTTTATTATATCAAAAGTTTAAATTTTTTATAAATTTTTTTAGGAAAATATAAAATTATCTTG is part of the Cetobacterium somerae ATCC BAA-474 genome and harbors:
- a CDS encoding VOC family protein — translated: MKVHHVCIETSKYDESIFFYTKVLNFSLKKETPNFHGRDYNSWLELDGFYIELQTPKNKERKESIPNDKGLVHICFFVEDIFKELERIKLIYNNFKLKNNEILYNVEGGNLFKLIAPEGTIIEIRDNPLF